The Choloepus didactylus isolate mChoDid1 chromosome 16, mChoDid1.pri, whole genome shotgun sequence genomic interval CTGAAGACTACtctcaaaatacattttattacagCTTTGGGGGCTTGTTGATGAAAGGTGCTTTTGATGGACAACTGTATGATAGGTAGTTTATGGACAGGAATAAGATTTTGAACTGAGACCCTAATGTAGCTTGTGAAGATGAATACTATGTTGCAATGAATGCTACTGTAGATTTCCAGCAAGAACGAGGAATACTATCTCAGGATCCTATGTGCCAAGCCATCCAGAAAGGTTAAAGAGCTGGCAGCTACAACAGGACACACTAGAGAAACTATCCTTACCAGCATATCATATTTAGGAAAGAACTGGTTGGAATgatatcaaaaaaagaaaagaaaaccaacctCATCTCATCTCCattctttatttcccctttttgtcTTTAATCATTTACCTACAGTGTCAGAAATTTTTCagcaagaaacaaataaatataacaggCAACCCCATCTTCATCCTTATCTACTGTAAGCAATGTTGGACTGAATATAATGTGAAAAATTTACTCCAGGTTGTCTACCAAAGAGTATTTCCAAACAAAGACCAAATGTATTCTAATAGTTACATTTTATTAAAGATGAAAATGGCTTGAAAGCATTATAATTTATACCTTGAATTTTAAACTGGTCCTGTCATTTGTTAAGAAAATCATGTACTTGGTCACAAATTAATGTGAAGACTAAGCCTTCCTTGCATTATGTTACAGAGCTTTCAGTGTGATATCCTTGGATCAGAGAGATGCACATTTCAGAGTGAGGAATAAGGGTGCCCTGAGAATAGACCATACTCTTATTACTCATGCTGCTGAAGtctctgctcttttgtgtgtaggaggTGACTCCCTCCCTCCTCAGGGATCTCTGTGATCTACCCCATTAGAAGGATCCTTTCTCATTATTACTTGATAGGCCAGTGTGGAGATGTGTGCTTTATTGGAGGGAACAACCCATatgacagagagggagagatagACATGCCTCGTATATGTCTTCCCGTGGTACAACAGGGTGGGGTATCCTAGAGGGAGTCTGGGGAGGCTGTTGGGGAAGGAGGTAGGTATTTGCAGTGTCCTCTGTGGTCGAGACTCAAGCTCAAGGTTGTTTTAATGACCACtccaaagaaaaaattagatacaacaacatatatacatatgtaagtGTATAATGAAATCTCTTTCtaattataaaatgcttttttaatgAGCCAGTGATTACTGATTGAGTTTCCTGTACCTATCTGGCTGGTTGCTGAGATAGAAAAGACAAAACTCTAGTAGAAAAATGCTGCCACATTTGCAAAGGCTCAAAGACCAAATACGAAAGAATGAAGCAAGTGGGCATCTGCTTGGAGGCATGCCTTGCTATGAAATACTTGTCCATTACCCTGTAAACTACTGGGAGTTTCTTTAGCTTCAGGACAATAGCTAAGCCTTTCTTGCTGCCAAACAAAGTTATATTCTGATGAACTAGAGCCCTTATGTTTTGAAGCAGCTTTTGGaattaaaaactttaaatcaGAGCACAATAGTGCAATTTTATGACTGGTATTGTTTTAGTTCATTGCAGCTCAAATCACTTTTGATGAGTAATTTATATTTGCTTTAGATAGTTAGTGATGGTAAGTGGCATGGAAGATGCATGCACATACAATGTTGATTATTGACAAGGGTGAGAAAGATCAATATTTCTACATAATTTAACATGCTCTCAACACATCAAAAACTAATATTATATAAGCAATATTTGTTAAAAAGTCTAATTGACTATTATTGAGCTTAATATTAGTAGGGTAGATAATATTAAACGTTCAATGAGGGCCTTAGAAATAATGCTCGTGGACTACATGGCATATACCACATTCCTGAATTTGTTTTCAGTTCTGAAAATCACTTATCAGATGAGTTTACGGCACTTAGGACAAACAGTACCAAATGAGATCTCGAGTTCATTAAGTAATCGACAGGATGGTTATCAATCTGGGCCTGTATTCCTGTGATAGCTCTTCATCCTGTTATTTCATAAATTTGGATGTACTGAGTCATCTTAAACCCTCTCTGAGATCTCTTAGTTGGCACACATTGTGAGTATGAAATTAATTTGGCACTCGTCtacagaaaaagaagaattttcaaagcATTATCTAGTTATATATAACGTTCCCACAAAATGAAAAACCAGTTTCCTTTCAATTGCTCATTTGGAGTGAAACCTGATTTCACATGAAATCCTAAAAATCTGGATAGCTGGTTAGCTCAattcctcccttcccccttcctaACTTCTACTTTATCACTAAGAATTTTCATGCAGACTTTAGCTGAATGTTTGTTTTTGGCAGACTTTCAGATTAGCAGTTACTGAAATCCAGCTTCTGAATAGCTCACTCACCCAAATTCAAAAATCCACCATTTATTAGGATACCTTCCCTAGAAGAACTGACAAATAGATTACACAATTATTCTAAGACTTCTCCTTTAGGATGTCAAACAACTGGATGAAAATGCCAATTatccatgtatttttaatttctcagttgTTTGCCATCATGTATTACCAAGTTTTCAGCTAGAAATGCAGGCAGAATGTGATCACGGATTTCAAGACCTAAGTTATCCTCTTTTAGAGTAATATACACCATGCCTTAAATACATATCTTTAAATATATCAGCCATGGGTCATTCAGATTATTCTCCATTGCTTAATGATAGAGGCTCTTGAAACCATCTGTCTTctagaaaaaaaacaattctgTTCTCTAAAATAGTAAGAGCTTATATgaagattatttttatataatcactGTTCTTGGTCTTAGTCTTTTTATTCATGAAAATACAACTACCTTTAAGTTCagtagttatttttattcttgcaaGCACGTACAGTTTTCTTATGATAATCATGCTGCAAAATGGTTTTTTATCCATTGCTGTTACTGTAGGTCCTTAAAATAAACACTttaattttgtttgaaatttgtCTTGCTGTATTCaaaatttcctttaatataaaagGACAATAGTTCCTGATAGAAAACATAAAGTTGGAAATAGTATGCCATTCACATAATtcaatgctttttaatttttaatccttTACATAAAATGGCTGAAGGGTTTCATTATATTTTGAATGGAGCTAATATATAAGAAATCAGTACAAAATTCCAAAAGGAGTATAAATAGAAAAAGTCAATTTAAATATGTCTGCCTTGTGCTGATGGCAGAAAATGTGATAATGCAATAGATCTTTCTTTGACATGTTGGCTTTGAGCATAAAGAAAgtacatattaatttattttgtatatctACAGTAGCCATGTTTCCAACATACCCCAAAGCTATTTTATATCAACCTCATATGAAAAGAAAGGCAGGAATAGGAAAAGATTCAAACCTTTCTGAGTCCTGAAGAGGATGGGATCAGAGAGGGGCCCTACTCCTTTAGCATTCCGTGCTTGAATTCGAAAGTAATACATAGTGTCTAGGTTGAGATCCATGATTTGATGAGTAAGTCGGTCGCCATTAATTGTTTCCATAATCCAGTCATCAATTGGTATGTTCTTGTCCAATGTATAAAACAAGATGTAAGCTGCAGAAATATGAACACAACTTTGTTTAGTGTATGGACCCACAAGCTGCCATTCTGCTGCCAAACACCCATGTATATAAATGCAATGATTATTTTATgtccaaaatatataaactaCAGTATTCAGTTTTACGAGTAATGATTTTTATCAGATTGCAAGTATTAGATAAATAATGCTTCAATGCACAGATTCTGAAAATGGAATAggcaattagaaataaaaatctctgccACTTTTAGAACTATAGTCTTTCTGTTGCCTGTAAATCCTGATTATTGGTTTGCTCTAATGTAAAAGCatgataaaaaatgtaaaacatagaTAATAAGTCTTcatcattttcattgtatttcaatAATGAAAATTAGTAATATTTATTTTGGCTCCAgctaaattataaaaatacaatgaaaagtataaaatgtCATAAATGTTTAAAgtgttataaaaagaaatgattgtATTTGATTATTGTAATAACTCTGTGAGGTTGACAGGGACAGTGTTCACAGATGGTGATGCTGAGAGCATTATCTGAAGAGGCCCAGTTCGTTGGAAAAGGATAGGGATGATATCATCTATTGCTATACTAAAAATCTGATTCTCTTTCCCCTAGTACATATCACCtggcatacatatatatatatacatatgtatacatacacatacacacacacacacacacacacacacacacacacattcctggATAAGTCAAGGTGATTTAGTTAGTGTCTCAAGTATTAATAATCTATCATTAGATAGTGCCATTTATCCTCTGTTAGGGGATATATTACTTTAATGCTAGGGGGTTCTCTCTGGTGATAGTCTAATATACACCAAAATAAACCCAGGTATCCCTGCAAAATATTCATATTCTAACATTTGACTTAGGCAATTTGTGaacaagcatttatttaaaaGCATGAATTCATAAGGTTTATATTCCACTGTTAAGTGAAACTGTGGCCAGATTCATCGTATGAGTCTTTACAGCACAGTATGGGGTTGCCTCCATTTTTGCCAAACTTCTGCAATGACGTCTTCATCACATAGGTCAAAAACGTCTCTCAGTCTATTCTTAAGTATCAAATTGATTCTCTGAAAATCATATTCTTAGAAACAGTTGTCTTCATTtgattcacttattctttcctcctgAGTCCCACTTGTCCCAACAGGAATGGGGACCTGTATATTTCTTTGCAACGAGTATTTTGTCAGGTTCTCTAACACAAATTCTCTTCCTTCCCAAAATAACCATGCACACTTCATACATTTCAGCACAAACCCTCACCCAGGAAACCTCCACCTTTCTTCACCTACTCTATCCAAATCCCACCCACCCATCAAGGTCCAGTCAAGCCATAACGGACCTATGAAACCTTCTCCAATCATGAGCTCCCCTTTTTGTAAACTCTGTAATACCctttaataaaatataagaacatttatATAGCTTTGTATCACTCATCATTTAATCTCATGGTACTTTATAGAACTATGCCTAGACTTGGGGGATGTCAGAATGTCACAAACTCCAACATCCAGAAGTCCATTTCTCTTACATTCAGACCAAGACTGAAAACCTGTGTTTATGTTACCTTTGGCATTCCCTAGTTCAGTGTTTCCCAAATCTTCTTAATCATAAGGATTTCTTGGAGGGTGGGTACAAGTTACAAAATACAAACCCCAAGAAAGGGTATTTTGATATGATAGGTGTGACAGACAGACTCTTTGATGGCCCCCATTATCTTCACCTCCTGGTATTGTGAACCTTGTATAATCCCTTCTGTCTGTGTACAGGTGGGGCCTATGTCTTGCTGGATCACTTCCATGATTATGTTACACTGGATTATAACTTCTGTCTTGCTAGCAGACTCTCTCTAGACCCTCTCCCCTACTGGTTTGATGGAGAAGCTGTCAGATGCAGGggcccacatggcaaggaatGTTCCTGAGGATAGGTTCTGTCCAACAGACAgtgaggaactgaattctgccaacaactacGCAAACTAGGAAGCAAATATTTCCCCAGTCGAGCCTCAGATGAGACCTCAGCCTGGACCAACACCTAGATTGCAGTACTGTAACAGACCTTGAAACAGAAGACCTAGTTGAGCTGTTTCCAGCCTCCTGTAAcagagaaactgtgagataaatggttgttgttttaagacaccaaGGTTGTATAATactgttacacagcaatagaaatcTATAGATTCTGTTAAGGCTAGTCTGAGTAACCTGCATTCCAAGCAATTTCTGTGATCAAGCCAGTTCAAGAATCATTGCCTTAGTTGGTATGTGGAATCGGTATGATTTATGGCATTAGAGATACCAATATTGCAAAGATGATATCTTAAGATCTTAAGAGCTCAGGAGAAGATAAAAGACTCTGATATAAAAACTCTGAATTAGTGTCAAAATTTACAAAGGCTAAATGACTACTCCCTCTGGTTAATATTAAAATTGGAAGGCTAAAATTCAAAGGATTTCTTTGAAACATCATTGGATAAAAGAGTTCTTTTCTGACTTTTGgatgttatttcatttataattcaGCCCCCATGATCAACATCAATAACATCTCCTAATATTCTTTGAGCTAGAGCAGTCTCTCTTCTTGGCCACAAAGAACCGCACTTAATGAAGAAGAGACCCTAGTACTCATCTTTTAGCCATTACCGTGTATATGTCTTGTGTGAGAGATTGAATGTGTACCTCAATTTCAATGTGTTCTTGGTCATGGTTCATATTCTGataggtgtggactcattgtaaataagatcccttcaagatgttacttcagttaaggtgtgtggcccaagtgaatcaggttggactttaatgtggattactggaatcctttacaagcagaatgaaattcagacacagagagaagccaaagGGAGCGGCCAGAAGctgaagtcaagggaacccagaggagaaagaagacattactttgtgcactgccatgtgacataAAACCAAGGAACCTTGAAGATTGCCAGCCAGTCAGAGGATACCTATCCCAGGAGGAAACAagtcttctagtctctgaaactgtgaatCAAAAGGCAAAACattgtatggattttttttttttttcaagaggcTAGGAAACTGAACATCTTGTTTCTTCAATAGGATAAAACACAGTTCTTTTAGTTCAGGAGCCATGTcttatatattacttttatgttcctcaaaaaattctaataaaataatcCTTCACGTAACAGGTATTGAAACTCACTCATTTAATGAAATCCCCAAGCCTATAAGCACATAGATTTTACATGCATGACATTTTATGAAATTGCTAAAGATTTCATGGGCTGCTATAAGTACATGATGAACTTGAAAGTTAGGACAATTGTACTACCATTCCAGGTCAGCTATATTTATTCctgattttcttatttatcaaataagaataaaatatgtgcctccactgtgttttttttttctaggtaaAAATGTTCAATTAAGCATTTAAAGATGTCAGTTCAAGTGTCTAGAGTTGAAGGCACAAGAATTAGGTTCTGAGAACTCCAAATTGTATTTCAGCAATTCCCCAATATTTGTGGGGaagcttgctttttaaaaaaaaaaaattccagaactGGGATGAAGAAACAAACCACATCATTCAAAACTAAAAATTGGCCTTGGAGAACACATACAACCTCATTTTAATGTAGACGTTTGATATGTTTCAAGGAAATTAAATTCATCATTGAAGTCTTACAGATCATTGACCTTACAGATTTCCATATAACCTCACAGTTTGGAACAAAAAAGTCATTAGTTTCTCACTTGCTTTTTGAACCTCTATATCTATGCCTCTGTGTCCAGGTCTCTGTCTTTCCCTATCCTTTTCTATGTCTTTCTTCtacataatttctgtctcttaccCACTGCAACTGGCCAAATAATATTATATCCTGTTATAAATCGTAAGACTTTCTGGGATTGTTAACCCAACTGAGCACTCACACACCGGAAGAACATCTGTGTAAATATGTAAAAAGTGTAACAACAAATATCTGCCATTTTTACTCCACATACACAAATAGGTAGTTGTAATTCTAAAAGCAAACTTTCAGAATGTGTTCAACTCTATACCTTCCCTAGTCTCTCATTTTCTATACTTCTTCCCATTTGTTACTGAATCCCTCCCACAGGGCAAGTAGATAGCTAAGTACTGAAAAGACCAAGTTATGTGACACAATCCCTACCAGCAGCAAGCTCAACCCAATGAGGACTTTTAATCTTTAAAGAACTGATTGCAATAATTGTATATATACGTAggtaagaaaggaaaggaagaccTACCTTCTTCTTAAGGGTCAAAAATTACCGGCTGTGGATTCAGGAATATCTCACCTCAAATCACAGCTCTACCCCTTACTATTATGCAACCATGGACAACAGGCTTAATCTAAATCtgtctcaatttcctcctctgaaaatgGACTGCATTTAAGATAATGCATTTAAGAACTTAACAAAATGTGGATATTTCTATTGCATTGTCATTTACATAATAACTACTTACTAAATGCTActgctgctattattattgttattattattattttatagtatTGCAAAACCTGACAGAAGTGTCTTCTTTGGAACTTCAGAACTTTGGTTTCAAGTCGAACGGCGAAGACATTTAACAGAAATTAATGATCAatccactcaacaaatatttattaattacctaCTAAGTATCAAGAATGTTGTTACTGGGAGGAAAGGATAACAAAATCTGAAAGTTGTTCTCATGGTCCTTTTGGCCATCTACTATAAGCACTTAGATATTCTCTATGGATTTTaagaaaagagaatggagaggaagaagtcaAGATGACTAAGTTTCTGACTTTTGCCACTGCATGGACTATGGAGGATTTTGTAAATATGAGACTAAGAACATTTAGACCCATGCAATACCAGTGTGTGAGTCTAGCTGGGTCCACAATAGTGGATTGTCTTACAACCTATTACAGAATATAATTGTTCATTATTTGGCCAGTTATGTGGGGTAATagacaaaaaaggaggaagaagtgGGCTGAGGGGTGTTGGAGAAGAGAATGAGTACTAGTAAGATAGCCATGTGGAAATGTATAATACAAGGTAGGATATGTGTATGTAGACCTCAGGGGGATGTTCTTGGATGGCGATATAGAATTCCAAAACATCAGTGGATGCTCACTGAAGCCCTGGCTGTAGTATAGACACTTTTTCAGATGTAGTAATAAAGGGTGTAAAAAGCCCTGCCCCCCTGGGAAATTCAACTTACGGAACAATTATGAGACTGAGAAGCTCTAGCCTGGGAAGTGAGCAGAAAAAGAGGTTATATGATTCTACAAAAGTCAAGGGAAAAGAGAGTTTCAAGAAAGAAGAATTGGACTAGGTAATCAAATGTCACAGAAAAAAGAGGTTGTACCCTTAGCCAGTAGACGATATTGATGAGGAAACAATCTCGGAGAGACCTAACTCTTCTAGGTATGTTGGCCCCTGGTTTTAAATAATGTTGGTGCTGCATTAATTTATTTAGATTAGTGTTTCAAAATCCTAGCTGTACAATTAAATCAGTcggggagtttttaaaaataccatttgcaTTTTCACTCcagaacaattaaataaaaagtcaGTTTAGAATCACTGATTTACACCAGTAGAATATTAGCAAATCAGAgcataaaataatgtaaaaaaaaatatggatgtggattttaaatcccagctctgtcacttcctGGCTATCTGAACTGGGTAAGTTATTTATCAAAGAAATACCTCACCTCTTCATTTCAAAAAGTAAGAAGAGCAATATGTGATCACTCAGATACAAAAGTGCTTAGCAGAATGACTAGTACATAATTAATACTTAATACATTTTGAAccattttcttctgaaaatgtCAGTCCGAATTCCTAAAGGGCCAATTTAGTATCAGGGAATTTAGGCACTGGAATTATCTGCATCTTCTCCttcttcctatttttaatttaacctTTGTGAAATACATTTGTTTACAAATTGATGATCTGGGTTCTATGCAAAGCACATTGGTAAAGTCTTACTGCAGAATGGATTTCAATTCAGAGTAATAATAACTAATAACTAATTTATTTCAGTGCTCACTAGGCATCAGGGActtttttcagcactttattCTAACAATTCCATGAGAGAGGTGGTATTActctcctcattttatagatgaagtgaGTCTCAGGAAGCTTAAATGACTTGCACAGGCATCTCCCACAGGAGCTTGGGTTCTCAACCACCCTAACTCTATTTCTGTTCAAATAAGAGACACTGGAAGACATGGGAATCCAAAGGTAACTTGGGAGCACATCGTCCAGGGGGACAGGCATGTAGCCTGCCACCCTGGGAAGGAGCTCATGTTCTTTGCACTGTCCTGAGAATTTGAGGTTAGCAAATCTGGGCCCTCTGCCCAGGGGTCTGTTATTTTGAGTCTTTTATCATCCTGTTTTCTGGAAGTATTTGAATGAAACCATCAAAATAAGCATGGAACAGTAAGTAGTTCTCACAAGCATTCTCAATGTGTGCTCTCTACTGAACTGACTCAAAATAAATCAGCAGGATAATcacatctttgtttttaaaaatggacttGGCTCTTAAAGGTAAAAAGTATCACTCccattccaaatggagtcaaaaggtcactctggtgggcattcttacgcactatatagataaccctatttaggttttaatgcattggactagctagaagtaaatacttgacactatcaaactgcaacccagtagccttgactcttgaagacaattatatagtaatgtagcttacaaggggtgacagtgtgattgtgaaaaccttgtggatcacactctctttacccagtgtatggttggatgagtagaaaagtggggacaaaaaactaaatgaaaaatagggtgggggggatgatttgggtgttcttttttatgtttattttttattctatctttactttttctggtctaaggaaaatgttaaaaaaatagattggggtgatgaatgcacaactatatgatggtatgcgaacagttgattgtataccttggacgactgtatgatatgtgaatatatctcaataaaactaaattaaaaaaatacatcacTCCTAATGCCCTTACTTTTCCATTGCAAGTGAATGGATTTTTAGTAGTGAGACTTATTAAACATACAACTCTAAGTACACTATATGGACAAGTTTCCTTATACATGCACTGAGATTTTGGCAGAAAAAAATTCTTCCCTTAGATTAATTGGCATTTCTTAATATACGCCAGATTTCCACTTTTTCCTCAAAAAGCAAAATTAAGCTTCCTTTCAGAGCTGAAAACAAATTTGGTTATATTGATTATTTGAAGAGATTTGTTAGAGTCGAAAATTGGTTAGTATCTCATTTATTTTAACCCttattaaatcctttttgcttagACCCCTtctattctgttttcttcttaacttctTAAACTTATTACCTGTTGGTTTATCATATGCTTATAAGTAATTGGATATAACATCATAAAAGAGTCATGATATAAAGAAAGTAAAATCTACCAAAGTACTGTAACAGAACCAGTGGAAACAGCTCATAACgctcgggggtgggggtggggggaatgaaaATCAGAATAAGCCAGCcccacttattttttatttttattttttttttttttgcccagctGACACGTTTATTAGCATTAAACACAAAACCTTTCTCTTCTCCACACCAAAAGCCATGCCCACGAAGTCCCAGGTTCCTGAAGTAGGATACCCTCTGCCCCATTTCTACAACAGGCTCAGGCCTTGGCAGTAGCCTGTGCTGCTCCCAGGGCTGTGAGCTGCTGAATCTTTTGGCTCATCATCTCCATGACAGCCTGTTTCATGGCATGCGTCTCCTGCAGAGCTGGCTGGATTTTCTCCATCTGCTTGGTGAGGAAGTCTATCTTCCTCTTGAAGAAGTCCCTTGCATCCTCAGCTGTGTCCTCTGCATAGTAGCCAGTTCCCACATCAGTGAGCACATCTTCCACATCATGTAGCTTCCCAGGAACATACATAGAACTGGTCAATGGGACGAGTAGTTCTCTCCCCTCGTTGCTCTTGTTCAGCACGTTCAGACACTCCTTGGCTTCTACGTACTTGGTCTGTACCACCTTGAGCTGGGCAATGGACGTGGACAGGAACTCCACTTCCTGGTCCAGCTGATTCTCGAGTATTTCTAGCTGCAGCAGACTCAACTCCGTGATATTAACTGACTGCGCCATGTTGGGAAGGAGCCCAGCCCCACTTTTAAAAGGGCTGGCACACCCTCAACTGAGCATATAAGatttggggaaattttatgtCCCTCTTCTATTTCCATATCTGTCAGCACAAATGAAAACTCTGTTTGCTATGATACTAAGAGCAATTTCCTAGAGAAAACAAGTCCTCAACTtaaatttaaatcatattttgaattttcacATTGTCTTTCATTTTGCAAAATTCAGAAAGTAACTCACATTAAGTATGCCATCTGAACTGCAATTTCCATGCTTAGCTCGTATCACGGAATGACTG includes:
- the LOC119511447 gene encoding prefoldin subunit 5-like isoform X1; this encodes MAQSVNITELSLLQLEILENQLDQEVDSMYVPGKLHDVEDVLTDVGTGYYAEDTAEDARDFFKRKIDFLTKQMEKIQPALQETHAMKQAVMEMMSQKIQQLTALGAAQATAKA
- the LOC119511447 gene encoding prefoldin subunit 5-like isoform X2 — its product is MAQSVNITELSLLQLEILENQLDQEVEFLSTSIAQLKVVQTKYVEAKECLNVLNKSNEGRELLVPLTSSMYVPGKLHDVEDVLTDVGTGYYAEDTAEDARDFFKRKIDFLTKQMEKIQPALQETHAMKQAVMEMMSQKIQQLTALGAAQATAKA